TTAAATACTACTCTTTTTGAGATCTTTACACAACTGATACTTAACAGAAGCTGGATTAGTAGTCACTTGAATAATTTGTTTACTTCTAAATAAGCAGTTCTATGATAGTATGCACAATAATGTAGCTTTAAAATACTGTCACAAGATGATCAGAAATAGAAACTTAGAAGGCACAACAGTTGCCGTTACTTTCAAACGTACCTTTCACAACCAGCTGGCACATACACCCAACAATCGCAGCAACAGAGGAACTGTCTGCTCCGCCAGAAAGAGGGAGCAGAAAACCAGATGCTCCACTTCTTCGTAAGTAGTCCCATAACCAGCAACCAGGTCCAAATGCTATTTCCTCCTCAGGAGAGTGATATTTTATCTGTAATATATCATCATGTTCAACTTAGCAACTTGAATGCCTGATTAACTTCAGCAATAAAATTATGATATCACTATAGAAgaattcaaaatttgacatggaaaaaaaaaacttggagCAAGTTAATCCTTAAAGGAAAGTGATATTCAAGACATCATCATATGTGCATCTTCAAAGCTgagtatatttatttagctaTCTTAAAATTGCAACTCAAAATGACAATAAACTAACCTTAAGAGGAAAGGAAAGGCGTATTTTAAGGTCAAAAGGAAGACAAAGACTGGACGGTACATCTACTGAAGGAACATTGGCTTTGCAACTTGCTTGCTCTTGGAAGCTGCTTAAAGATCCTCTAAGGCTTGCAACCTACCAGTAGATAAACGAATAAAGGTATCAATTGGATGTCAATAGTTTATGGTCAAAATGACTTTACATTGCAAgcatttaaatatgaaaactaaTGCATACCACATCTAGATCTATCGAAGCAACCACAAGCTCAATGTCATTTAAAGAAAATTGGGAACCTTGAGCAACGACATCACCATTTACCACAACACTGGCACATCCATCTGTTACAAGATACAATTTTAGACAAATGAAAAAAGCCTACATAGTTGACATTTGAGCAAGCCTAAATGGAAATTGAACTATCCGTATACTAACTTCCTGAATGTTGAATTCATTCGATCCTCCAGAACGCACAATGATCATAAATGATGAAAAAATACGAATGCCATTCAATTAAGGGAAATATTTCCCTACCATAGTAAAGACGACCACCATCACAGCCTTGGTGATTGCTGTACATATAGACCCCTCCACGAGTATGAGTGGCACCTATAAAAGCACGGAGACGAACATCAAGCTTTCTAAGTTGGTGATGACTTCCACTTGCATTCATAAACACTTCAACCCCATTTAATGCAAGCTCAGCATGAGGGGGTGATGGAGTAAAAAGCTCTTCACAAACTTCAGCTGCAATAGCTCTAAGAATGGGAAAGTATTTTTATATTCACCTCTTAATAAACATATGAGAATAAGTTGGAAGacccaaaaaacataaattaaacacATACATAAATAATAGTTGGAAAACACTACTTCTCAGTGTATGAAAAAATATGCAGGTATATCAATCACAAGATTACAGTATGGACACGACGCTGTGCATATGTCAACTTTAGAGTGCATGAGCATAAAAACTATCTAGTGACCAAGAAATAGTTCAAGTTGGCCGAGTAAACAATATAACCTTCGaacaataataatagaaaataagaaCCAGGGAAAGTGAAGATGCAACATTGGCATTTGACAGAAAACATAATGCTACAGGACAACATTTATGTTTTGTTATCTCTGTTTTCACCTGCAAACATAATGCTACCTGAAAACATAATGTACCTTTTTTTTACCTTAAGTTTGTAtgttctattttcatttttcaacatGCACAAAACATGTAACTGTTGTATCCTATTTTAACCTATACTTCAAACTAACTAAACATTCTATGTGGCATGACATTGATACTTGTGATTACATGTAATCACTTCTATTTCTCAAATCATTATTGGTGTCGCGTGTCCATATGGTGTAAGTGCTTACACTATATATATCATGTAAAACATACATAAAGTGTGAATTTGCAACTTACGTGTCTCGAAACTTAACAAAACCATAACCAAAGGGAACTGAATTTTGGCCCAATGCCTGAGAAATATGAGCAGGAAGCTGAAAATCCACAAGTTGATCCCTTTGTTTCCAAGCAGTAAACCATCGAAGTTCTCTATAATTACCATCATTTGCAAGGCACATTTTGGGTCGTATCATAATAATCTTTCGATTAAAACATAAAACTTGACAATTGTATCTCTCAGAACCTTTAATAATAGGCATTCCAATACTACACACTATGTTATCAGTCCAATCACCAACCAATATATCTTTCAAACATTCCCATCTGCAACAAAACCAATTCACTCAACaataaacaaaactttatttctatttttttataattataagagAATTTCCAACACCTTAATGCCCCCAACTTAGGTCACAAGCAAGCGTCACCAAGCTCGGCACAATAAACAAAACTTAGACATgtgaaataataaaagaaaaataaaatatagaattattattattattattacgaGTGGTTAATGGTGTCGAGTTCTAAGAAGTGATCTTCACAGCCATAACCAGGAATCTCGAGCTCCGGTCCAAGTCTGATGACGGCGCCGGCTTGTTTGGCTTTGGAGATGGAGTGTTTGATTTGTTTAAGGTTGGAATCGAATTCCATAGCCCATTGGTTGAGATTGCAAGTAGCTACTGTCAAAAGCCTCATCGTGTAAAACTGAACCGAACTGCTCTAAAATGAACTGAACCGTTTCTGTGTTTCGAATGCAGTTCGGTAACCAAAATGAAAATCAAACGGTGATAAACCGAACCCGAACTGCAAAAACCAGTAACCAAACTGCATAACAAGATAGAGAAGTGATTATTCGTCGAGTTTTGGAGACATAAAATCAACTTGACTGTAGAAAGACAAGCGCTTCTTCTCCTGCGTTTTCTTCTACTGCCGCTTATTCGCCAAGATAgagaaattgagagagagagagagagagaagtgtgtttatttttggcttaattgcCATGTTTTTATCTTTAGCTTTCAATTTGATTCCTTATTCCCTTATTTTTTCCTACATTTACTAAGTTAAAATTGACGGAAGAAACTAACTTAGTAAATGTAGGAAAAAATAAGGGAATAAGGAATCAAATTGAAAGCTAAAGATAAAAACATGgcaattaagccaaaaataaacacacttctctctctctctctctctcaatttctcTATCTTGGCGAATAAGCGGCAGTAGAAGAAAACGCAGGAGAAGAAGCGCTTGTCTTTCTACAGTCAAGTTGATTTTATGTCTCCAAAACTCGACGAATAATCACTTCTCTATCTTGTTATGCAGTTTGGTTACTGGTTTTTGCAGTTCGGGTTCGGTTTATCACCGTTTGATTTTCATTTTGGTTACCGAACTGCATTCGAAACACAGAAACGGTTCAGTTCATTTTAGAGCAGTTCGGTTCAGTTTTACACGATGAGGCTTTTGACAGTAGCTACTTGCAATCTCAACCAATGGGCTATGGAATTCGATTCCAACCTTAAACAAATCAAACACTCCATCTCCAAAGCCAAACAAGCCGGCGCCGTCATCAGACTTGGACCGGAGCTCGAGATTCCTGGTTATGGCTGTGAAGATCACTTCTTAGAACTCGACACCATTAACCACtcgtaataataataataataattctatattttatttttcttttattatttcacATGTCTAAGTTTTGTTTATTGTGCCGAGCTTGGTGACGCTTGCTTGTGACCTAAGTTGGGGGCATTAAGGTGTTGGAAATTctcttataattataaaaaaatagaaataaagttttgtttattGTTGAGTGAATTGGTTTTGTTGCAGATGGGAATGTTTGAAAGATATATTGGTTGGTGATTGGACTGATAACATAGTGTGTAGTATTGGAATGCCTATTATTAAAGGTTCTGAGAGATACAATTGTCAAGTTTTATGTTTTAATCGAAAGATTATTATGATACGACCCAAAATGTGCCTTGCAAATGATGGTAATTATAGAGAACTTCGATGGTTTACTGCTTGGAAACAAAGGGATCAACTTGTGGATTTTCAGCTTCCTGCTCATATTTCTCAGGCATTGGGCCAAAATTCAGTTCCCTTTGGTTATGGTTTTGTTAAGTTTCGAGACACGTAAGTTGCAAATTCACACTTTATGTATGTTTTACATGATATATATAGTGTAAGCACTTACACCATATGGACACGCGACACCAATAATGATTTGAGAAATAGAAGTGATTACATGTAATCACAAGTATCAATGTCATGCCACATAGAATGTTTAGTTAGTTTGAAGTATAGGTTAAAATAGGATACAACAGTTACATGTTTTGTGCatgttgaaaaatgaaaatagaacaTACAAACTTAAGGTAAAAAAAAGGTACATTATGTTTTCAGGTAGCATTATGTTTGCAGGTGAAAACAGAGATAACAAAACATAAATGTTGTCCTGTAGCATTATGTTTTCTGTCAAATGCCAATGTTGCATCTTCACTTTCCCTGGttcttattttctattattattgttCGAAGGTTATATTGTTTACTCGGCCAACTTGAACTATTTCTTGGTCACTAGATAGTTTTTATGCTCATGCACTCTAAAGTTGACATATGCACAGCGTCGTGTCCATACTGTAATCTTGTGATTGATATACCTGCATATTTTTTCATACACTGAGAAGTAGTGTTTTCCAACTATTATTTATGTATgtgtttaatttatgttttttgggtCTTCCAACTTATTCTCATATGTTTATTAAGAGGTGAATATAAAAATACTTTCCCATTCTTAGAGCTATTGCAGCTGAAGTTTGTGAAGAGCTTTTTACTCCATCACCCCCTCATGCTGAGCTTGCATTAAATGGGGTTGAAGTGTTTATGAATGCAAGTGGAAGTCATCACCAACTTAGAAAGCTTGATGTTCGTCTCCGTGCTTTTATAGGTGCCACTCATACTCGTGGAGGGGTCTATATGTACAGCAATCACCAAGGCTGTGATGGTGGTCGTCTTTACTATGGTAGGGAAATATTTCCCTTAATTGAATGGCATTCGTATTTTTTCATCATTTATGATCATTGTGCGTTCTGGAGGATCGAATGAATTCAACATTCAGGAAGTTAGTATACGGATAGTTCAATTTCCATTTAGGCTTGCTCAAATGTCAACTATGTAGGCTTTTTTCATTTGTCTAAAATTGTATCTTGTAACAGATGGATGTGCCAGTGTTGTGGTAAATGGTGATGTCGTTGCTCAAGGTTCCCAATTTTCTTTAAATGACATTGAGCTTGTGGTTGCTTCGATAGATCTAGATGTGGTATGCAttagttttcatatttaaatgcTTGCAATGTAAAGTCATTTTGACCATAAACTATTGACATCCAATTGATACCTTTATTCGTTTATCTACTGGTAGGTTGCAAGCCTTAGAGGATCTTTAAGCAGCTTCCAAGAGCAAGCAAGTTGCAAAGCCAATGTTCCTTCAGTAGATGTACCGTCCAGTCTTTGTCTTCCTTTTGACCTTAAAATACGCCTTTCCTTTCCTCTTAAGGTTAGTTTATTGTCATTTTGAGTTGCAATTTTAAGAtagctaaataaatatactcAGCTTTGAAGATGCACATATGATGATGTCTTGAATATCACTTTCCTTTAAGGATTAACTTGctccaagttttttttttccatgtcaaattttgaattcTTCTATAGTGATATCATAATTTTATTGCTGAAGTTAATCAGGCATTCAAGTTGCTAAGTTGAACATGATGATATATTACAGATAAAATATCACTCTCCTGAGGAGGAAATAGCATTTGGACCTGGTTGCTGGTTATGGGACTACTTACGAAGAAGTGGAGCATCTGGTTTTCTGCTCCCTCTTTCTGGCGGAGCAGACAGTTCCTCTGTTGCTGCGATTGTTGGGTGTATGTGCCAGCTGGTTGTGAAAGGTACGTTTGAAAGTAACGGCAACTGTTGTGCCTTCTAAGTTTCTATTTCTGATCATCTTGTGACAGTATTTTAAAGCTACATTATTGTGCATACTATCATAGAACTGCTTATTTAGAAGTAAACAAATTATTCAAGTGACTACTAATCCAGCTTCTGTTAAGTATCAGTTGTGTAAAGATCTCAAAAAGAGTAGTATTTAAGAGGTCATACATATAATTGTCTGACAGCTTTACAGTTGAAATAACTGAGAAATGGACATGGATGTTCATATTTCCATACAAAATTGATTGAATATTGAGTTTAGTGTCTTTTCATTAATTATGTGTGCTTTACTTCTTGCAGAAAAACTCAGTTGTATAATCTTGGTTGATAGGAAAAATAAGACAGACTATTGACCTCTCTTATTTGTATTTGCCTGCAGAAATTGCAAATGGGGATGAACAGGTTAAAGCTGATGCAATACGAATAGGAAACTATAAAGATGGACAGTACCCTACAGACAGCAGAGAATTTGCTAAACGAATATTTTATACGGTGTTTATGGGATCTGAAAACAGGTAAGTGATAGTTTTCACGCTCTAGTGTTTTATGATCCATGGCTGTGTCTCTCTATGTTTTTCTATTTACTATATTCCACCAATACTTCAACATTTGCTGCATTTTGTTTCAGAATGCccgtaattaaatttttatgtgaGTGGTATTGAATAACGCTAGTTGTTTTTGCTGCTGAAACACATCAATGATATTGCAGATATATGACCAGTATATGTGCTGATTTTTTTCCCTCTAAATCAACTATGTCCAAATGTTTGTGGTTTCTGGGAACCTTGATACCTGATAAACTGCTAATATTTTTTTCAGTCCAATGTGGTTTCTGTATAATGTATATTGTGTAATATCTGAAGAAAACCTTTTATCATGTCAATCGGTTTAAGTTCAAGCAGAATAACACATTCCaatatattatttgaaattAACCGAAATGACTCACCTTGCAGTTCGGAAATGACAAAGTCACGAGCCAAGGTACTGGCAGATGAAATTGGTTCATGGCACCTTGATGTTAGCATTGATGGAGTTGTATCTGCTCTTTTGTCATTGTTCCAAACACTTACAGGAAAGCGACCGCGCTACAAGGTAAATGAAGCATGGACTTGTTCgttattttaatcattaaaaCAATAATAGAACCATGTCATCTCTGATGTGGTCACTTGTCACACTTGGTTTTTCCACAGAAGCATGTTGATATTAACGAAGAGTAGTATTTTGATTCTAAAACAAGTCAACATAGATCTCCATATTAGGACGTCATTCTAGTAATACAACTGCGTAACATCCTTATGGGAAATCTCACTTTTTTCCAGAACAAAGATTAGGTACATGTTATCGAAAGTGATAAATTGGATTGAGCGCTTGAAAATTGAGTTACCGTGTAAAAACTCATCTTCCAAGATTGTAGAACAAGATGGTTATGTTCAAAACCATATGACTAGAATTCTTGATCCATTACCGACCCGATGTAAAGGGCGTCCTCCTTCAACAAGAAAGACTTCAAAAGTTGACCGAATTGTCAAAAACAAGATTGCTAgaaagaaaactcaaaaaagAACCCAAAAGAGTAAAACTGATCAAAGTCAAGAAGAGGTGATCTTGAattattcaaatatattttctacaCTTTAATGTTGTAATATACATGTGTATAACTTAGATTTTTATAGCAGGGCCTGTGTATCTCTAGAGTTCAAGAAATtgcaaatgaaaaatattttagatcTCAAATTATTGATGGGATTGGAACACAAGAAAGCATTCAAGTAAATGGAATTTATTACTTTAATTTGATTCAACAttcttgtttatttaaaattgatCGACTAGTTTGATTCTTAATATGACACTTCATACTAattgtttgtgttttgtttgtAAATATTCATAGCATGAGAAAAGTTATTCTCAGACTAGTGGTATTGTTGGTAATTTAGCTCCCTTCAATCCAAATCAAGAATACACTAATGTAGAAAATCCAGACATGCAATTTGATAGAGGTAAGAAATACTATCAAGTGCCTAGGCTTTTAAAAAACCATGTGACTAGTTTATGTATCTTAATTTGCACAATGTTGTAAGTTGTATATCATCAAGTCATCAAATTGTGCGCCGTCAATTTAAAAAGTACTGTTGAGAAGTTGAGCAATTTTGGCGATATGATATTGTGTAAAATCTTTGGTTTATTATGTTGATGATTTACAAGTTTTGTGATCTTTAGagatttaatttaatgaaaaaaCTCAGTTTTgcctttgaaaatcaattttaagtATGCTCCATCTTCCTTCCTTTGATGCATATCTGCTACATAAAACTCAGCATTATGAATCAAACATCCGTCTTTTACCAATAAagagttttgtttttgaaaactgcaaaatatattaaacactAACCAATGCACTATAGTAATATGGAGGAAAAACCAAACTGCCAGCGCAGTAGCATCAGTAGCTTGCCAATATTGTCAATAAACACAACAAAACCAGTAAAAGAGTTTGAATTGGAGTTTGTTTACATTAATGCTATATGCTATAGTAAAAATACTGATACATATATACAACAACTTAAGCTAAAATATAGACACAAACTAAGCCAAACTATAGGAACTGAATTTGAGTAAACTATAAAATCCTATATTTCAGTTTCCAATAGAAACAGATTCACCTTATCTTCTACAACCAGGAAAGCAACAAGAACTAGCAAAATCAAACCATGAAAACACATACTCAACAGCATAGTGACAACTGATAACCTGACAACTCATAACCTCTTCCTCATCTATACCAAAAATgagttaaaaaattatgaagtaATAAGGGTCGGTACAGTCACTAAATTCAACAACTACTACAATTGAGGATGTTTGTCAATCAAGGTTGCGTCAATAGTCTAATTCTATTTCAACACTCCAATAAACCCATTCACCCagaaattaattttggtttatcTGTCACCGCCTTCATCCCATAGTGATTAGAACGATAATCATAAGGTAATATCTACTCCCAATCAGAAGGTAGTCTCGGAAAGGTCATGCGAGCATTGAACGGATAAGCCATCGTATATGCGAGGGAGACAGA
This genomic interval from Trifolium pratense cultivar HEN17-A07 linkage group LG6, ARS_RC_1.1, whole genome shotgun sequence contains the following:
- the LOC123892760 gene encoding glutamine-dependent NAD(+) synthetase-like isoform X2 — translated: MRLLTVATCNLNQWAMEFDSNLKQIKHSISKAKQAGAVIRLGPELEIPGYGCEDHFLELDTINHSWECLKDILVGDWTDNIVCSIGMPIIKGSERYNCQVLCFNRKIIMIRPKMCLANDGNYRELRWFTAWKQRDQLVDFQLPAHISQALGQNSVPFGYGFVKFRDTAIAAEVCEELFTPSPPHAELALNGVEVFMNASGSHHQLRKLDVRLRAFIGATHTRGGVYMYSNHQGCDGGRLYYDGCASVVVNGDVVAQGSQFSLNDIELVVASIDLDVVASLRGSLSSFQEQASCKANVPSVDVPSSLCLPFDLKIRLSFPLKIKYHSPEEEIAFGPGCWLWDYLRRSGASGFLLPLSGGADSSSVAAIVGCMCQLVVKEIANGDEQVKADAIRIGNYKDGQYPTDSREFAKRIFYTVFMGSENSSEMTKSRAKVLADEIGSWHLDVSIDGVVSALLSLFQTLTGKRPRYKNKD
- the LOC123892760 gene encoding glutamine-dependent NAD(+) synthetase-like isoform X1, with translation MRLLTVATCNLNQWAMEFDSNLKQIKHSISKAKQAGAVIRLGPELEIPGYGCEDHFLELDTINHSWECLKDILVGDWTDNIVCSIGMPIIKGSERYNCQVLCFNRKIIMIRPKMCLANDGNYRELRWFTAWKQRDQLVDFQLPAHISQALGQNSVPFGYGFVKFRDTAIAAEVCEELFTPSPPHAELALNGVEVFMNASGSHHQLRKLDVRLRAFIGATHTRGGVYMYSNHQGCDGGRLYYDGCASVVVNGDVVAQGSQFSLNDIELVVASIDLDVVASLRGSLSSFQEQASCKANVPSVDVPSSLCLPFDLKIRLSFPLKIKYHSPEEEIAFGPGCWLWDYLRRSGASGFLLPLSGGADSSSVAAIVGCMCQLVVKEIANGDEQVKADAIRIGNYKDGQYPTDSREFAKRIFYTVFMGSENSSEMTKSRAKVLADEIGSWHLDVSIDGVVSALLSLFQTLTGKRPRYKKHVDINEE
- the LOC123889322 gene encoding glutamine-dependent NAD(+) synthetase-like, yielding MRLLTVATCNLNQWAMEFDSNLKQIKHSISKAKQAGAVIRLGPELEIPGYGCEDHFLELDTINHSWECLKDILVGDWTDNIVCSIGMPIIKGSERYNCQVLCFNRKIIMIRPKMCLANDGNYRELRWFTAWKQRDQLVDFQLPAHISQALGQNSVPFGYGFVKFRDTAIAAEVCEELFTPSPPHAELALNGVEVFMNASGSHHQLRKLDVRLRAFIGATHTRGGVYMYSNHQGCDGGRLYYDGCASVVVNGDVVAQGSQFSLNDIELVVASIDLDVVASLRGSLSSFQEQASCKANVPSVDVPSSLCLPFDLKIRLSFPLKIKYHSPEEEIAFGPGCWLWDYLRRSGASGFLLPLSGGADSSSVAAIVGCMCQLVVKEIANGDEQVKADAIRIGNYKDGQYPTDSREFAKRIFYTVFMGSENSSEMTKSRAKVLADEIGSWHLDVSIDGVVSALLSLFQTLTGKRPRYKVDGGSNVENLSLQNIQARIRMVLAFMLASLLPWVHNKPGFYLVLGSSNVDEGLRGYLTKYDCSSADINPIGSISKQDLRSFLRWAAIHLGYSSLADIEAAPPTAELEPIRSNYSQLDEVDMGMTYEELSVYGRLRKIFRCGPVSMFQNLCYRWGARLTPSQAAEKVKHFFKYYSINRHKMTTLTPSYHAESYSPEDNRFDLRQFLYNARWPYQFRKIDELVHELDVKDVQESGNHEIAAAASDGVGGMGVAAAGSGNPNVGI